ATGCACGCGGGGGATGCCACGGTTGCAGGCCTCCGCCGCGGCGTGGAGCAGTTCCACTCCCGGGCCGTCCGTCTGCTCCGTGAGCGCCAGCGCATCCGCCGCGCGGATGGCATGGGCGGGTGCGCCGTTGATGAGCAACGCTTCCTCAAGCAGCGCGATGACCTTTGTCACGCCGATCCCCTTGGCGAAGTCCACCACCGCCGGAGCCAGCGGGCTGGTGGAGGAGGCGTCGATTACCACCGACTGGCCGCGGGCCAGGATGTCCAGCGTCTCCTTGACCGCGCCGGGGTCGGTGATCGGTTTCAAAACGCGCGCGGACATGATCTCGCACTCCAGCGTCCAGTCGTAGAGGTCTTTCAGGTCCCCACCCAGCACGGCGAGCACCAGCTTCACCCCCAGATCCTCCAGTACGGCCAGGTCCAGCAGTGTTTCCGCAATGGCGGGTTCCGGCAGCAGCCCGGCCTCGATGAGCACAAGGAAGGTCTTCCCACGGAACTGGGGAATGTATTGGAGAACCTCGCGGACGTTGCTCTGTTGGGCCACTGCGCTTTACCTAGCAGATGCCCGGCCACCCGCAAGGGCGGATCGCGGGGGGGGGGGGGAGGTGTGATTGGAGGATGGCAGGGATGCCATTCCATGGCGTCCGGCGGGGGAGACTTGCATCGCCAGCCGGTGCCAATCGCGGATGAGGCCATCCCATCGGTATCACATCCCGGGGAAGGGGGCAGTTCACCCCGCCGGACCGCATGGAATGCGGTCCCTGCCAGCCGGACAGGCCTCGTCCTCCCAAGTCTGCGGTTGTCCCGGGCGTTTCCATGGTATTCGCTGGGGCATGCTGCAGCTCAACCCGGACCTTTCCGACCTTGTCTCCGATGCCACGAAGGGACTGCTGGATCGTTTCGGCGCACAGGCCACGGTGACCGCAGCCGCGCCCGGCCGGGTCAACCTCATCGGCGAACACATCGACTACTGCGATGGCTTCGTGCTGCCCTTCGCGATCGACCGCCATGTCGTCATCGTGGGAGCCGCGAACGGGACGCGGGACATCCGCCTGGCCACTTCCCTGAACCGGGAAACCGCCGTCATCCCCGCGGAACCTCCCGTCGAACGGGGGGAACCCGCGTGGGCGAACTACCTGCGTGGCGTCATCCGCGGCTTCCAGGACCGGGGGCATGTCATCCCCGGCTTCGACGCTTTCATCCTTTCCTCCGTTCCGGGCGGCGCGGGCCTTTCCTCCTCCGCCGCTCTGGAGTGCGCCATGGCCACCTTTCTGGAAGGCCTCCTCGACACCGTGCTGGAGACGAAGGAAAAGGCGCTGCTCTGCCAGAAGGCGGAGCATGACTTCGCCGGGGTGCCATGCGGAGTCATGGACCAGTTCGCCTCCGCCTTTGGCCGGCCGAACCGCCTGGTCCTCATCGACTGCCGGTCCGGGGAGCCGGAACTGGTTCCTTTCGAAAATCCCGACCTCACCGTCATCATCGCCAACACCATGACCCACCACGCGCTGACGGACGGAGGCTACGCCACCCGCCGGAGTCAGACGGAGCAGGCGCTCGCCATCCTGGGAAAAGCCTCGTGGCGGGATGTCACGGAGGCCGACGTCCTCGCCAACTGGGAAACCATGGGGGATCCGGTGAACCGCCGTGCCCGCCATGTGGTGAGCGAGATCGCCCGCACCATCGCCGCCGCGGCCGCCCTTTCCCGCAATGATTTCGAAACGCTCGGGCCGCTCATGGCCGCCAGCCATGATTCCCTGCGGAATGACTTCGAGGTTTCCTGTGAGGAACTGGACGTGATGGTGGACATCGCCCGCTCCATCGGC
The sequence above is drawn from the Akkermansiaceae bacterium genome and encodes:
- a CDS encoding GNAT family N-acetyltransferase, translated to MAQQSNVREVLQYIPQFRGKTFLVLIEAGLLPEPAIAETLLDLAVLEDLGVKLVLAVLGGDLKDLYDWTLECEIMSARVLKPITDPGAVKETLDILARGQSVVIDASSTSPLAPAVVDFAKGIGVTKVIALLEEALLINGAPAHAIRAADALALTEQTDGPGVELLHAAAEACNRGIPRVHVLNGRRQGVLVDELFSNEGVGTMIHADSYRIIRPLREEDIPELLGMIGRSVRRTKLVARTYEDIQSKINDFRVMTIDDNVVGCVALHEYREEDTAEVACLYVKQAHEGRGYGVELVRHAEEMARERNIPRVFALTNRAADFFANRLGYSTATVEDLPEKRREQFEASGRDSLVFSLELD
- the galK gene encoding galactokinase, which codes for MLQLNPDLSDLVSDATKGLLDRFGAQATVTAAAPGRVNLIGEHIDYCDGFVLPFAIDRHVVIVGAANGTRDIRLATSLNRETAVIPAEPPVERGEPAWANYLRGVIRGFQDRGHVIPGFDAFILSSVPGGAGLSSSAALECAMATFLEGLLDTVLETKEKALLCQKAEHDFAGVPCGVMDQFASAFGRPNRLVLIDCRSGEPELVPFENPDLTVIIANTMTHHALTDGGYATRRSQTEQALAILGKASWRDVTEADVLANWETMGDPVNRRARHVVSEIARTIAAAAALSRNDFETLGPLMAASHDSLRNDFEVSCEELDVMVDIARSIGRNGGVIGSRMTGGGFGGSTVTLCESGWAAEISGILAARYFEATGIQPQIFASRPAMGAHLVG